The sequence below is a genomic window from Desulfomonile tiedjei.
GATTGTTCTCGTGGTTGTGATCCTTGTGATGGACTGTGAGTTCGCGCAGCCGCTTCCCCGTGAATTCCAGGCCGCATCGAGCACATACGTGCGGGAAAAGCCTGAGCGCTCGGTCGCGGTAAGCGGTCTCCCGAAGTGTTCGGTTGCGTAGAGCCTCGGCAATAATCTTATCCAGTTTGCTGCTTTCCGATTCGGGCTTCTTCGGTGACATACATGCCTCTCCAGGGGTGCCGTTCAGGCCGATCAACAAGGACTATCCATCCCGGCACGCAATCTTGGCCTCAACAATCGCCTAACGATCAAAGGCAACTGCCCTGATTAGCTCTTTGAGGTCATTAAGTCCCTGCTCCGAGATATTGGCGATTCGGAACCCGGCCGCGGGCTCTCCGCCAGGGCCTCCCGGTTCAGTCCAGATACATTCGGCATCGAACACGATCCGTTGAACGTCGATGAAACTTTCCGCGGGAATTACGAGAGTCTTAACCTCACCAATTGTTGCTCGAATTCCCGTTATGCCTACCCCTTGTTCCGTAATGTCTCGCAGTTTCCCCGGGGTCCCCGGCCGTGCCG
It includes:
- a CDS encoding HNH nuclease family protein encodes the protein MSPKKPESESSKLDKIIAEALRNRTLRETAYRDRALRLFPHVCARCGLEFTGKRLRELTVHHKDHNHENNPPDGSNWELLCVYCHDKEHGRYSEDESHDEAESWDEEGSGSGYRPFAGLQDLLKDKK